The DNA segment CGGCAGTAGCGAAAGGAGAAATATTGCCCTGCATATCAACACGGTAAATACCACCACGACGGCCATTCGTGGGCCTCGTCCCGTCGCCCACGTAAAGGTAGTCTCCATAATCCGTACCACCGGTCCACACCATATTACCAGGAAAATGAAGTCCACTCACGAATTCGTTTGCGTTACCATCAGGCGTTATCTTGTAAATAGAACCGTCATTGCCCTCAAACTCAGCACCATAATGAGATACAAAGAGATTGCCCTCGGAATCGAATTCCATCCCCCCAACCTGGCCCAGGCTCTTCGAAGACGGATATGTCGCGTAAACTTCTGACCTGTAATTAGAATCAAAAACAACCGCTGTACTACAAAATGCATTAGCTGAAACAACGACCAGAACAAACAGACTAAAATTAGCAACTTTCATCATTACCTCCATAAGCTATAAAACCAATTACAACTAGAAGAGGTAGATTACACTATCCCGACCACTTTTGTCAACCATAAACCGAGCATTCCTGTCTATTTTAGTCGACATTGCTGCGTATTAACCGCCTGAATATGTCTTTATAAACCTCCACGATCTTGCGAACATCATGATGCTCCTCTACATACTTACGCCCCTTCCTGCCGTATTCCAGATACTCTTCACCATCAAGCAGCCTCCCCAGTTCCTCCGCCATTAGCTTTTCATTACCACCGCAACTGACTCCGCAACCATGCTCTGACAGAAATCCGTCAGGATCGACGTTCAGCGACAAAATTGCAGTTGAACACTTGCATGCTTGTATGAATGTATTTGGAAACCCCTCAGCTTCACTTGTATTCACAAGCACTTTCGCCCTTGCGAAATATCCCTCTATTTCATGAAAGGGGACCTGCTCGACGAATTCAAGATTCTCGATTTCATCCGCCTCCGCTTTCAATTCAGCGTAACCAGTATCCCCAGTCGCCCGCTGACATATCATCACGAACCGTACAGTCCCGAACCGCCTTGCCAGTTCGAAAAACTTCCTCGGCTGCTTAAAACCGATACTCCTGCCTACCCACAAAACAAATTCTTTCTCTCCCGGCTTTACCCCCAGCATACGATGGCCATTCGGCACAACTGCAGACTCAAGCCCGGTCGTCTTCCTTAGTTCTTCCGCATCTGCATCATTCTGTGCGAAAATACGGTCAGCATGTCTCAAGGCCCAAATAAAGGCCCTACCCAAAAATGTGTGCTTTCGCAGATAGGTCCCGTCACATTCGAACCGATGCGCGGTCCTGTAAACGAATTTGCGACCATACAGCAGACAAAAAAACCTCACCAGCGGAACCCCAGGCGAAGCGGTCTTTATCACATACACATCCGCATCAGCACGCTTCAAGGCCCGCCATACTTTCATAGCGCCGGCAAGGGAGTTCTGCGAAAAATCCAAACTCTTGAGAACCCTGATCCCCTCCCAGCTCTCTTCTTCTGCCTGCCCAAAATCAGCAGCCACAAAGCTGACCTTAAAATCATCATCCCTCGCCATCTCAGTACCAAGATAATACAGATCGACCTCAGCCCCGCCAATACATCCTTTCGCATCATGATTGAACAGACAATATGACTTGGGAGAAACAAAACACACTTCTATGGGCTCGTTCATGTGTCACAACTCCTAAATGCTCGGATAAATCAAAGATGCTTTTATGATTTCGCCAAAATCTCATTGTATAAACTCATATATTGAGCAGCAGAATCCTGCCAGGAAAACCGCAGTGCACGCTCACGTGAAATCTCCGACATTGACTTCAGCATCTCCGGCTGCGCTATAAGCCTCTCAACCGCATCAGCCAGGGCCCCGGGATTCGCATCAGCAACGGCAATGCCGTTCCCGTCAAGCAGCTCTTCAAGCCCCTCACAATCTGTGCTTATCAAGGGCAGGCCGCACGCCATCGCTTCCAGCATAGAATTACTCATACCCTCCGACATAGTGCCGCTTATGTAAGCATCGGACTTACGATACAGCCTGCAAACTTCCTTCGGCTTTAAGTGCCCAGACAATTCTATAGCATGCTCCAGGCCCTTCTCAGCAACATCCTCCCTGAGTTCATTCTCGAGCTGACCCGTTCCAACCACAGAAAGCCTGACATCATGCTTTTTGTCTCTGAGAATTCCAACAGCTTCAACCAGAAGGTCGAGCCGTTTCGTAGCACTGAGTCTCCCCACCGTGATCAGGTTAAAGGTCCCATCAGAACAGTTCCGGCCGGGCTTAAAAAGATCAGTATCCACACCATTGCAAATGACAGTGTAGTCGGCTTCGGGCATAAAATTTTTCGCTCGCTCTTTTAGTCCATTACTGCACGCAACAAGCAATTTAGAGTTCTTCCATATCCGCCTGAACAGCGGCGCAAGCAACTTGTAATCAAGCTTAAAACGGGGATTCAAACCGGGCACGTCAGAACCACGCAAAGACACCAGATAAGGCAGCTTGCCACGGTTACGATAGCATAACCAGCCGCTAGGAAACGCAAAAAACGCGTGAGCCAGATCGTAATCATTACTGCGCACCATTTGCCTGCAAACCTTGTCCGCCTTCATGAGCCATTCTATAACTTCTATTTTCCGCCAGCACTGGAGTGACTTCTTATGCACTCCAACCCGGGTCACCTTGACATTCGGAGCAAACTCTTCGGTAAAAACACCAGGCTCAGGCGCAGAGGTCAAAAGATCTATCTGCAGTTCTGGATTACCCGCAAATTGCTTGAGCAACTGCAGATTGGCATTCGCACCGCCACCACCAATGGGCGGGAACTCATAGTTTATCATAAGAAGTTTGATCATCTTGCCTGCACCAAAATCCTATTCTTCTTTCCGTGCCGCAACATAAAGATTTGTCTGCATGAAAAGAGGCAGCCGTCTGAAGCCGATACTCGAAAACAGCTTCGCTGCTGCACCACCGAACACTCTGCGAACTTTGATGATATTGTAATCATTAACAGGACTGATCTTAACAAAACTAACACCGAAACCATGCTTCTCCAATCGTTTCTTCAACTGTCCAGGACTGTGCAGCGAAGGATGAAAGCGTTTCCACCTCAACGACCTTGACGAGATTGTCTCAAATAATGCGTTGCTGTACTTGTTCGGTGTTTCAAACAAATAGTACCCGCCATTTCGAAGCACGCGTTTGACCTGCTCGATGTGCAAATCAATCTCGGATATGTGCTCAAAAAGATCGAAGCTCAGCACCAGGTCGAATGATCCATCGGCAAAAGGAAGTTTTTCAGCAGCCTGAACGTTCAGCTTCACACCCGGATATTCTTCGCGCCCATAACGAATAGCAGTCTCAGAAATGTCAACTCCCTCAGCATCATGCCCCTGCTCACTGAGCCGGCTCACAACCGATCCTATACCGCAGCCGATCTCAAGTATTTTGCACGGCTTCTCCAACAGCCCCGTTTTCTCTAGAAAGCTCAAATTGCTCTGCAGATCCCCCCGCTGTTTCTTCCCCTTTGCAAGACCTTTCTCCCAGGTATTTTCATAAAACCTCTGCTGGCCTTGCAAATCTTCTTCGAGTTTCGATTCTTTCTGGCTCATCCCTTCGTCCGTTCAAACAAAACATGAGGACCAAAGGTCTTCACGGGTTTATAGTTCTCCCTGACATACTTCCGGAAAGCTCCCATAACCTCAAACCGTTCCGCTTCTTGCTCCTCAATTTGCTCAGCCAGAAACCTGGAATACTCCGTCTCGAACCGCTCAACAACATCCGACCTTTTAGGCAGCAAGCCTTTCTTCGTAACAGGCCAAAGCTCCAAAGGAGGCCGATCATTCGGAAAATGCCTTTTTCTGGAATCCACAATAAACTGCGGAGGATCCTCTTTGAACTGCTCGATTAATTGCGACACCTCTTGTTGAAGCCTGGAAGGACTCATCACATGCATATTACCCTCAAACGCCGACCTCGCCGGGCTGAACCGCTGCGCCTCCACATAAATGCCCGGATACCATCCCCAGACATACATCTCCGCATCCTCATCGCTGTTCTGCCTGATATACCTGCCGACTTGCTGCCACGCACTCACGCCCCCCCGCCGCTTCTGCTCACCGAGCTGCTCAAGTTTCGTCAAATACCCCCTCCTCCGCTCACCGCCATAATCGTTCCCCGTCCACGGACTCTTGCGAACACCCGCAAACACCGGCGTAATCATCACAAGCATCGCGACCAACGCAACCGCACCGCTGCCGACCCACACACCCTTCCTGCCCCCAGCAAGCAGCCCCCAGTGCCGCCATACCAGGTATCCCCCGCACATAGCAGCCGAGGCATTCAACGGCAGAAAATACTGCTCGTAAGGCCTCGGGCTCAGCCACAGCAAAGCCATATCCCCAACCCACCATACAAACAAAAACACCGCTACCGCATCCCGCGTTTCAAAAGTAAACGATTTCACGAAACGCCGAACAGCAGCCGCCGCCCCCGTCAATATCCCCATCAGCACCGGAAGTATCAACACACCGTAAAAACGTAAGACAAACTCCGCCTGCTCCGAAAAACTTCTGACCGCCCGGCTGGAACCTACATATGAACCCAATCCTAACCCTCTATGCAAGGTCCCCTCGACGCTGTAAACGACATTCGCAACCGCTCCGATAAACGGCACGTCCAGCAGATAATAAAACCCCTCACCCTGAGCATAGACACGACCATCGGCTACGTGGGTCTTATCAAAATAAACGTAAAAGCTGGTCAGCACGATCAAGCCGATCAGGACTCCGACACCGGCAAATATCCAGACAGGCTTGTGGATCTGACGAACACCCGACCTGACCCCTGCAACTATATGACCCCTGCAAACGATCAGTTGGTGCACAACAAACACAGCTACTGTCAGCATCACCGCCAGCTCTACCCTGCCAAACGGTATCTCACGCTCGAAAAACAGCCCCGCCTGCCCCTGCCATACATACAATAGCAAAAATGGAACCAGACCTGCAGCACCTCCCGCCGCAAACAACCCCAGCTCCTTAACTGCCTTGAGCCAGTTTATGTGTCCGATAACCGCACCGCCCACAAGCCACAGCCACACCGCCGCCGAAACAGACAAACCGGTCGGCTTGAAATAATACGATCCCATAGCAAAAAAGCCGCAAACCAGCATCAGCCACCAGCCGCCACCGTACCGCCGGAGCACGAAACAGCACGCAGCCGCTATCATCAGAGCGATCATGTACTGCTCTTTAACATTGCCGAACTTGGCCAGAATGGGCGCTGAAAGATAAAAAGACGCAACAAACACCCCGAAAACCGCAGCAAGCCCCCCGAAAACCCGCCACAGAGTATAGAACATCATCGCAAAAGCCAAAACCTGGAATATCCCCTGCAGTATCTTCGGACCCGTATCGTTGTACCCGAACAGCGCCACCCCGATCACGTTCACCAGCAACGTCCCGGGCCGCGCCGAACTCATCTCGTCAACACCCAGCTTCGCCCCGTCCAGAAGATGCGCAGCCGAATACACATACGCCCCGCTGTCAAACGGCCCCGGCGTACTGAGCTCAAGGTACTTGCCCATCGAAAAAGGAATGCCTGCCAGTATCAACGCAATAACCGCCCACGCCCATACTGGGATGTCACGGTTTTTCATACCTTGCGTCTGAACCTTGGGCTCGCTGCCTTTAACCCTGTTTCTGCGTCTGCTTTTGTTACGCCCCATCGGTACCTTCCAAAAAAATAAAGGGGAGCTCTAATAATTGCTTTTGAGCGGCAAAATGAATTGTTAGAGGTGCCCTAAAGCGTTGCCCCCTCTCCCGATCATCCCATGATCTTCTCTATAGTATAGATCCTGCGGCCCTGCGATTCATGATATGTTCGCACAAGTATTTCCGCCAAAAGTCCCATAAGCAAAAACTGGAACGAAGTTATTATCAGCATCGCCGTCAGCAGCAGCAGCGGATTGCGGTTCATCGAAAGATGGTCCGGCGAAATGAATTTCTGCCACAATACCGTAAAGAACGACAGCATCGCAGCTACACCGGACAAACCGCCAATACCGCCAAAAACATAAATTGGCTTAGTCGAAAACGACGCCAAAAACTTGACCGTGATCAAATCCAGAACAACCTTAAATGTCCTGTTCAAGCCGTACTTGGCTACGCCAGTAGTCCTCGGCCTATGATTTACGACCATTTCCTCAACGCGTTCACCGCCCCAGCTCGCCAGAGCCGGAATAAAACGATGCATCTCGCCGTAAAGACGTATTTCCTTGATCGAATCCCACCGGTATGCCTTCATGGTGCATCCATAATCATGCAATGACACACCCGTTATCTTCGAGATCATCCAGTTCGCAACTCGAGAAGGTAAAACCCTGCTCAGCCACTTATCCTGCCTGTCCTTTCGCCATCCGCTGACTATGTCATACCCTTCGTCCAGCTTATCCACCAGTTTCGGGATGTCAGCAGGGTCATTCTGCCCGTCGGCGTCAAGTGGTACTACTACCCTGCCCCGGCAATGTTCAAAACCAGCCGCCATCGCCGCCGTCTGACCGAAATTTCTGCGGAATTTTATGATCCGAACCCGTTCATCGCCCTCGCGTAAGGATTGCAGGACCTCGAGGCTCTTATCAGTACTGCCGTCATCGATAAATATTACTTCATAGCCGTCTCTGTCCCTCAAGGCTGAGGTGATCTCATCGTATAACGGACGAAGACTTTCCTCTTCATTGAAAACAGGTATGACAAGTGACAGTTCAAGGGCAGCAGAATTTTCCATAATATGCTCCTGAAAAGGGACTTACATTTGGCGGCGATTCTAAACCGATTCAAATCCTATGTAAAGTCCTATCTAAACGTCGCCGAAAAAGGTTATTGATAATAAGAATTTGCTTTGCTAAATTATGTATCGGCAATCAACGCTCATAAATAATTCCATTTGACTATTTGAGAGGTAAAAATGAGGACATCTCACGTTTTGTCATTAGTAATTGTCGCCCTGCTCATCCCCGCCATCGTTGGATGCCAGGAACCTCAGGCAGCGAAATCCACCACAGTAGAAACCCAATCCCAGCAGCAGATCGTCTCACCGGACCAGGCTGATCAGACACAAACCGACGCCCCCGCGACCGGAGATACAGCCTCAGCCGAAAAAAAGGACGCCCCCAACGTTACAGTTGAGGATAACGAGCACAATTTCGGGATCGTCGGCCCCGGAACCGTCCACAAAACAGAATTCGAATTTAAGAATACCGGCTCCAAACCTCTCAAGGTCATTGACATTAAAAGCACCTGCAGTTGTACCGTACCCGCATTGAAGAAGAAAACATATGAGCCGGGTGAATCGGGTAAGTTTTCGGTCACTTACACTGCCTCGGAACATGAAGGCACAGACAAAAAGCACCTCTACATCCTCAGCAATGACCCTGATGAACCAAGAAAACAGGTCACGATCCAGGCAAAGATCGAACTCGACATAGAGTACGGTCCACAGCGGATGAACCTCTCGCTCAAAGAAGATAACGCCGGCATCCCCAATATCACCCTGAAAAGCAAGGACGGCGAGAAATTCGCAGTAAAAAGCTTCAGCACCGTAAGGGACGTCATTACAGCGAACCTGGACCCGGACAAAAAGGCCTCGGAATTCACGATCAAGCCCAAAGTAAACCTGGAAAAACTGTCCAAAAACCTCACCGGCTCCATAACTTTGACGCTCGACCACCCAACGACCAAACGCCTGAGAATATTCTACACCACTCAGCCGCTCTTCGAGGTCACTCCCGCCCGCATCATCTTCCAGAATGCCCAGCGCGGCGAGACCATGAAACGCACAATCCTTATCAAGAGCAATTATGCCGAAAACCTCAAAGTCGAATCGGTCGAATCACGCGACGGCCAGATCGAAGTCGTAAACCGCAAATCACTCGGCGACCGGGCTCAGCTCGAAGTTGAGTTCACCGCACCCGAGGACAACAAGGGCAGATTCTTCTCAGATAAACTGACCATCAATCTTGAAAATGGCGAAAAACTTGAAATAAATGCCAGCGGCTGGATCAAAAAATAACCCGATCACATCAAAAAGGGGCAAGTTTAAACACAACAGACTTGTCCCTTTTTTATGGGTAGCTCTAATAATTGCTTTTGAGCGGCAAGTAGAAGATTTTCGCGTTCCGGCAAGGAAGACAAAAACCGCTTTAGTTGTAGCTAAAGCGGTTTTTGTCTGACGCCGTTCGGAACCAAAAAGATTCGCTTGTCCGCCAAAATGAATTGTTAGAGGTGCCCTTATGCATTTTTGTCCATCTTTCACCCATGATTGCCCCGTTTTGCTCACTTTTGGACCATTTTCGAAGCACTTCTGAAACGGCTTCTGAGCATAAATTTCGAACTTTTGCTCCACGCCCGCTGTACAACACCCGGGCATAACCCGAAAAATGCGATATTTTTGCATTTTCTCCCAGCCAAACGGGAACAAATACTGTTTTTCAATGTCAAATTAAACACAACAACACTGCCCGTAGCAACACGGACATACGCAGCTTGTGCAGATGCAATACTGCCGACACGAATTAGCGTTAAGTTTCGTGAATAATTGTGGACGGTAAAGTTAAGTTACTACTGCTCGGATTCCGATATCTCGTTGTAAACATTGTTTTTACAACGCCTGATCGTTGATCATACAGGAGTTTCAATGATACGATTACTAAGAATTGCTACTTTCATATGTATTATCCTGGCCGTGGCCACCATGGCATGGGTTGGTTTTAATGCCTTCAAATACAAACCTGCTGAACACGCTATCATGCAGGAACCCGGACCAGTGGAGATAATGAAAAAGATCGCCCTGGACACAGGCAATAAAGACACGGTTTCACCCCTCGTAAAGCAGGCCAAGGCCTTCAAACTGAGGATCGACCCGCCTGAACCGCCCAAACCCGACCCCGAGGAGCGTACACAGAACAGGCAGATCGCAGAAAATCCCAATCCAGAACCCCAACCTCGGCCGGAACCAAAACGCGTCAACGTCACCCGCGCCAATTTCAAGCTGGTAGGCACATGCAGGTACATCGATCAGCCGCAGAAATCCCTCGCCCTGATCGACTTGCCCGCAGAGGGTCAGAAATGGGTCCGTCTGGGCGAAACCGTACGCCACCATGTGATCGCTGAGATAGGCGATGACATGGTCGTACTCGACCAGAACGGCAGGAAGAGCAACCTCTACGCTCCGGAAAAGAATTCCGTTTCCCTGCTGAAAAATCCCCCCGCCGACTCAACAACGACCTCAACAGTCACCGCCAAAGCGGCCAATATCGAACACAAAGCCGTCCCGAACCAGACACGACCCAGCACACAAGCTAATGCAAATCGGTCGCGGGGCAGAAAACCACCCGTTTCAGCACGCAAGGCACCTGTTAAAAGACAAACGCCCCAGGAACGCAAAAAGATGCTGGACTCGAACATCGCCGATATTCAGCAGGTCATGAAACGTTCTTCCAACGTAGACGCGACACCCGAACAGAAAAAACAGGAAATGCAGGCCTGGAGCTCGCTGCTCAAACTGCTCGAAGAGGACCGCAAAAGGGTCGAAAAGCAGACTCAGCAGTCAGACAATGACAAGGAGCAGCCCGAACCCAAACAGGCCGAATCGGAGGATAAGGACAACTGATCCGGCGAACCGGCAGGCTATCGACGGACCACTGATTATGGGACCACAAACCGTGCCAAGCACACTTTAATGGCTCCTGGCACGCCTTTTTATGACAATAGACGCATCGACGTGATTAAATCGGAAAACCTGCTCAGTCGGCCCCGAGCAAATCCGATAAATAAAAAACTGTTCATTCAAAATACCTGACAAATAGTTGGAGTAAAAATGCTTACAGGATGGTTATCTTGCTACCGAAGGAATCGGCTCAATCTGATGATAGTTCTTGTGATCCTCACCGCCCTGCCGACACTGCTTAGTGCCGCAGAGGACAGCAAAACAAAGAAAGCAGCTATCCGCAGGAACATTTCCAAAAAGCTGATCAACGTCCCGGCAAAACAAGCCGCCGAGATTCTCAAATCTCTCGATATCGGTCAGGATGTCAACGACCTTACCTCCAACATCATTCTTGTAACCGGCCAGGACGCTGAGGACACTCGAAAGGCCCGCGAAGTCCTAAAGGTCATCGATTCGAAAAGACCTTACAGCTTCCGAAAGATCACATCCGCTGAGAAAGCGGAACAGCTCCCCGACTTCACGGCCATAGAAGACGAGATCGGAAACATTCGAATCGGCACGTTCACCGATCCTCCATTCGGTGAAACCTCCCCGCTGGCGATCGTGGACACACACGGCGACAGCCTTATCGTCATCGCACCTGAGGACCTTCTCGGAACCATCCAAAGCAAGGTCAAAACAGCACTTAGTGAACAGCAGCAGGCCAAAGAAGATGCGGACCTACCCGCCGCGGCCGAGCACCCCGAACTCGTCGCCGCTCTTGAAAAACTCAAGGACAAACAGCAGGCCGATAAGAAACAGGATCAGCCCGAAAAAGCAGTTGACGAACAGCCTTCACAGAAGAAAAAGACCGACGAAGACTTCATGCAGAACGAGCTCTTCGCCGCACTGGCGGAAGCTGAGACCGCTGCCGAAACAGAACCAAACAAACCCGCACGCCAGTCACAGCAGGTTGTAACAGAACAGAAGATCGTAGAGGCACCTGCAGAAGACGAAGCTCAGCAGGCTGAAAAGCAGGACGAGGCCCAGCAAAATCAAGAGTCTGGACCCATGCCCGGCATAAATACCGACAAAGTTATGGATCCGACGCTGCTGGAAGCATTGAAAAAACTCGCCGAACAAGGCCGCCCCCAACCCGACCAGCAGGAGCAGGAGCCCACCCAACTGGAAAAACAGCAGCCGCTAGACACCGAGACACAACCAGCCGACGAAGATTCCAAGATCGTCGAAGATATCGTACAGGAAGAACCCTCTCCTCGCGACAGATCAGGCGACACTCTTGACTATCTCCAGCAGGAACTCAGCGAGGAAGAACTCGAAACCACCCTGACACTGCCTGAAAAGGTCGAGCTCACCGCACTGATCGAACTGGTCGGCAAACAGCTCGGACTCAACTATATTTACGACCCCGTCAAGATCAAAGGCGTCGTCACACTCAAGCTTCACGAGGGCAAGATCAAAGTAAGGGACACCTACGCCCTGCTCGAAACCGTCCTCAAGTTCCGCGGCTTCGTCATGACCCGTCGAGGCGATCTCGTAACCATCGTCCCCGAAGCAGAGGCGCTCGCACAGGACCCGGCCTTCCGCACACCAGACGACGGCCTGAGACCCGGCGATGTCATAGCGACAACCATCTACAAACTCGACTACGTCGACACCCAAAGCGCAGCGCAACTACTCCAAAACATGAAACTCACCGTCGACATACAGC comes from the Anaerohalosphaera lusitana genome and includes:
- a CDS encoding glycosyltransferase family 39 protein, which gives rise to MGRNKSRRRNRVKGSEPKVQTQGMKNRDIPVWAWAVIALILAGIPFSMGKYLELSTPGPFDSGAYVYSAAHLLDGAKLGVDEMSSARPGTLLVNVIGVALFGYNDTGPKILQGIFQVLAFAMMFYTLWRVFGGLAAVFGVFVASFYLSAPILAKFGNVKEQYMIALMIAAACCFVLRRYGGGWWLMLVCGFFAMGSYYFKPTGLSVSAAVWLWLVGGAVIGHINWLKAVKELGLFAAGGAAGLVPFLLLYVWQGQAGLFFEREIPFGRVELAVMLTVAVFVVHQLIVCRGHIVAGVRSGVRQIHKPVWIFAGVGVLIGLIVLTSFYVYFDKTHVADGRVYAQGEGFYYLLDVPFIGAVANVVYSVEGTLHRGLGLGSYVGSSRAVRSFSEQAEFVLRFYGVLILPVLMGILTGAAAAVRRFVKSFTFETRDAVAVFLFVWWVGDMALLWLSPRPYEQYFLPLNASAAMCGGYLVWRHWGLLAGGRKGVWVGSGAVALVAMLVMITPVFAGVRKSPWTGNDYGGERRRGYLTKLEQLGEQKRRGGVSAWQQVGRYIRQNSDEDAEMYVWGWYPGIYVEAQRFSPARSAFEGNMHVMSPSRLQQEVSQLIEQFKEDPPQFIVDSRKRHFPNDRPPLELWPVTKKGLLPKRSDVVERFETEYSRFLAEQIEEQEAERFEVMGAFRKYVRENYKPVKTFGPHVLFERTKG
- a CDS encoding type II secretion system protein N — encoded protein: MIRLLRIATFICIILAVATMAWVGFNAFKYKPAEHAIMQEPGPVEIMKKIALDTGNKDTVSPLVKQAKAFKLRIDPPEPPKPDPEERTQNRQIAENPNPEPQPRPEPKRVNVTRANFKLVGTCRYIDQPQKSLALIDLPAEGQKWVRLGETVRHHVIAEIGDDMVVLDQNGRKSNLYAPEKNSVSLLKNPPADSTTTSTVTAKAANIEHKAVPNQTRPSTQANANRSRGRKPPVSARKAPVKRQTPQERKKMLDSNIADIQQVMKRSSNVDATPEQKKQEMQAWSSLLKLLEEDRKRVEKQTQQSDNDKEQPEPKQAESEDKDN
- a CDS encoding glycosyltransferase family 4 protein, coding for MNEPIEVCFVSPKSYCLFNHDAKGCIGGAEVDLYYLGTEMARDDDFKVSFVAADFGQAEEESWEGIRVLKSLDFSQNSLAGAMKVWRALKRADADVYVIKTASPGVPLVRFFCLLYGRKFVYRTAHRFECDGTYLRKHTFLGRAFIWALRHADRIFAQNDADAEELRKTTGLESAVVPNGHRMLGVKPGEKEFVLWVGRSIGFKQPRKFFELARRFGTVRFVMICQRATGDTGYAELKAEADEIENLEFVEQVPFHEIEGYFARAKVLVNTSEAEGFPNTFIQACKCSTAILSLNVDPDGFLSEHGCGVSCGGNEKLMAEELGRLLDGEEYLEYGRKGRKYVEEHHDVRKIVEVYKDIFRRLIRSNVD
- a CDS encoding class I SAM-dependent methyltransferase; its protein translation is MSQKESKLEEDLQGQQRFYENTWEKGLAKGKKQRGDLQSNLSFLEKTGLLEKPCKILEIGCGIGSVVSRLSEQGHDAEGVDISETAIRYGREEYPGVKLNVQAAEKLPFADGSFDLVLSFDLFEHISEIDLHIEQVKRVLRNGGYYLFETPNKYSNALFETISSRSLRWKRFHPSLHSPGQLKKRLEKHGFGVSFVKISPVNDYNIIKVRRVFGGAAAKLFSSIGFRRLPLFMQTNLYVAARKEE
- a CDS encoding DUF1573 domain-containing protein, with translation MRTSHVLSLVIVALLIPAIVGCQEPQAAKSTTVETQSQQQIVSPDQADQTQTDAPATGDTASAEKKDAPNVTVEDNEHNFGIVGPGTVHKTEFEFKNTGSKPLKVIDIKSTCSCTVPALKKKTYEPGESGKFSVTYTASEHEGTDKKHLYILSNDPDEPRKQVTIQAKIELDIEYGPQRMNLSLKEDNAGIPNITLKSKDGEKFAVKSFSTVRDVITANLDPDKKASEFTIKPKVNLEKLSKNLTGSITLTLDHPTTKRLRIFYTTQPLFEVTPARIIFQNAQRGETMKRTILIKSNYAENLKVESVESRDGQIEVVNRKSLGDRAQLEVEFTAPEDNKGRFFSDKLTINLENGEKLEINASGWIKK
- a CDS encoding glycosyltransferase family 2 protein, with the protein product MENSAALELSLVIPVFNEEESLRPLYDEITSALRDRDGYEVIFIDDGSTDKSLEVLQSLREGDERVRIIKFRRNFGQTAAMAAGFEHCRGRVVVPLDADGQNDPADIPKLVDKLDEGYDIVSGWRKDRQDKWLSRVLPSRVANWMISKITGVSLHDYGCTMKAYRWDSIKEIRLYGEMHRFIPALASWGGERVEEMVVNHRPRTTGVAKYGLNRTFKVVLDLITVKFLASFSTKPIYVFGGIGGLSGVAAMLSFFTVLWQKFISPDHLSMNRNPLLLLTAMLIITSFQFLLMGLLAEILVRTYHESQGRRIYTIEKIMG
- a CDS encoding glycosyltransferase family 4 protein; this translates as MIKLLMINYEFPPIGGGGANANLQLLKQFAGNPELQIDLLTSAPEPGVFTEEFAPNVKVTRVGVHKKSLQCWRKIEVIEWLMKADKVCRQMVRSNDYDLAHAFFAFPSGWLCYRNRGKLPYLVSLRGSDVPGLNPRFKLDYKLLAPLFRRIWKNSKLLVACSNGLKERAKNFMPEADYTVICNGVDTDLFKPGRNCSDGTFNLITVGRLSATKRLDLLVEAVGILRDKKHDVRLSVVGTGQLENELREDVAEKGLEHAIELSGHLKPKEVCRLYRKSDAYISGTMSEGMSNSMLEAMACGLPLISTDCEGLEELLDGNGIAVADANPGALADAVERLIAQPEMLKSMSEISRERALRFSWQDSAAQYMSLYNEILAKS